gaattaaattataacaaattcaacaaattcGTGATAACAAATCTAATTCGTCATAACGAatgaatttaaaactttgaaataacgaattagatcttaaatttaaaaaaaagaagaaattttgATTGGTTTTAAGTTGGCTTCCATACGAATCTGTGAAATACAATCTATGCAAAAATTAATGCCACCTAGAGGTAAAATTCAAGCGAATTACTGAAAACAGATGTTAATGAATTCTTTGTGTCTCATcaataatgtttattttaccGGATTCATCGCGGGCACGTTACCGGCCTTACATCTTGAGGCAGAAAATATGACGGGACATCTCTTTTCATAATAACCACATTTTGGGTCATTCACATGTTATATACAGGGGAGGTTTTCCAGATGCCGTTGAAAATACTTacatttgtttctttttatgattttaattctAATTTTCTGTAGATTTAACAGAGGACACCACGAAGGAAAATGAAATGAagagacggacagacagacacctAGTTCGACCGCTGGGTCTAGTGGTGAGAGAGAGCCGAATGGAACGACATATAGAGAAAGCACTGTTTCGAAATCAAGTGAAACTTCTCAGTGACCTGATACAGGCGAGGAAAACGCAGAGTGCTCCGCTCCCGGAAATGACCCCCAGACTGTTCTCCAGTCGCCTCTCGCATCATTCCATCACCATTGAGGAAAAATTCAAATACGTCAACAACGCCCATCATGCGCGCTACTTTAACCCGGTGTCACAGACTGTTTTAAATGCTGCAGACAGAAGACTGGAGAATTACCCGCTCCGGACTGTTCCCTCCTCCTGCCACCGTCACGCGGAAGTCAGCAATCGGATGAAGTCCGCCCACTGTGATGTCTTTGGTCCAAAATTCTGCTCTGACTGTTCTCGTATAAAGAAAAGAGTCAAAAGCGCTCAAGATCAGAAATTGTTTTTTCCTAATATTTCAATCCAATCCAAAGCGCTCGTGGCGCCCGAAAAAACAGAACGGATTTTGTTACAACACGAGGGGAACTATTTTTCAAGCCCCTCGGGGGATTCGACAGTCTACGATCTGAGTAGTATATGTAAAGGGCCAGATGGAGGCGGACCGCATGTATTTCCTGAAAACGAAATTCTAGACAGGGTCAGAAGTGCTAAAAGACTCCAAGTCCAACAGGAAATCGAAAGAGCGGATAAAGAAGTAGCTCCGGTGGCGCCACCTAGTAGCAGGCGGAATTCTATCTCCCAGCTATCACAGTTTCCGCAAAACAGTGACATGCGCATAACAGTTTCGTTTGTTGTTTGAgatgtgtttaatttacatgtatattttgttgaatatgtacattattttgattttgttggTGTGTTGTTTAATGTACACCCGTTAAAACCAAACCcatgttttaaatgtttatcGCTTGTGACGTCATGAAGATTCTCGGGTATTAGTGAGGAGTTTTGGTTTACTATATTACGTTCtaatcaagaatttttcactcatacagaAATGTACCTAACTGAAGGTGAAGAGTCACAAAGTTAGACCTGCGTATACACATAACACTCAGGTCCGTGACATACAGGTTCTGTATCGTTCCAACGTCTGCCGTGAAACGcgtcattcattgttaaggttGAGTTCGAAAGGTCGGCGACTTTCACTTGTAACACTGCATGGGGGATCGAATGAACAGTTTCTGCCTTTTTTAtcgatgcaaggtgaagatagcgaacagtgatcaatctcataactcctataagcaatacaaatatatagttgggcagacacggacccctggacacaccaaaggtgggatcaggtgcctaggaggagtaagcatcccatgttgaccggtcacacccgccgtgagtcctatatcctgatcaggtaaacggagttatccgcagtcgaaatcagtgtgccaagaacggcttaacaatcggtatgaaacacgtcagacagcatttgatccaatgataggttgtatttacgaactagatcgttataacgaccatagaatttgcgaaatgctgacttcaatcgagactgttgatcTTCTACTAAGGCACCTAGCGGTCATGGCAGCTTAGTAGGTCTAGGATGCACGTTTTGCTACAGCGAGGCCCAGATTCGATTCACTGTCAATCTGCTTTGTTTCACAAATGTACGACCAACAAATATATCGAGTTTCGTATGAACTTTTCCAATAAAGTCGGGTCACCTGTACAGGTGTATTGTTTTTGTGTGTAGTAAGATAAGACGTCATGTTTCTACACCGATCTGAAGATTGTCTAGTGTGCGTGATTTATTTCTTCTTTCCAGGATCTCCCATAACGCAATTTCTTCTccagttttcattttttttatcaccATCGGTTACAGAATTGAGGATAGTATCTTAAAGATAAATTCATGCCTAAGAGTATGGTTACAGAGAGAGTACGACTTAATCATAATGTTGAAGCTTTTGTTCAAATTCATGCACGTAGTATgtaaggtgacgataacgatcAGTGTGTATATGGATTAATTTATAATGCATTGCCTCGAAATTAAGGTTAACGGATGTGCTTAGATCGTAACATATTTgcaattgtttatgaaattacGAGAGGTTTTTGAGATGAACAACATTTACTTACCAGAAACAATTtaaggaatatataaatatatagtggggtaaatctccgatataatcttctagagtgctcgacgtggcctcacggaaCTACATAAATTAATGATCACGTGGATTTCAATCAcataatatcatttatttctctacaggctatTTCgttacgaaacagcctgtatataacagcttatatatatatatatatatatatatatatatatataagcactaattTCCATCAACAcccgatacttatatatatatatatatttacagtgtatatatatttcttcatCCCTAACGCTCTCTG
Above is a genomic segment from Ostrea edulis chromosome 3, xbOstEdul1.1, whole genome shotgun sequence containing:
- the LOC125677539 gene encoding uncharacterized protein LOC125677539 isoform X1, whose translation is MDSEDYRTSNHDLTEDTTKENEMKRRTDRHLVRPLGLVVRESRMERHIEKALFRNQVKLLSDLIQARKTQSAPLPEMTPRLFSSRLSHHSITIEEKFKYVNNAHHARYFNPVSQTVLNAADRRLENYPLRTVPSSCHRHAEVSNRMKSAHCDVFGPKFCSDCSRIKKRVKSAQDQKLFFPNISIQSKALVAPEKTERILLQHEGNYFSSPSGDSTVYDLSSICKGPDGGGPHVFPENEILDRVRSAKRLQVQQEIERADKEVAPVAPPSSRRNSISQLSQFPQNSDMRITVSFVV
- the LOC125677539 gene encoding uncharacterized protein LOC125677539 isoform X2, with product MKRRTDRHLVRPLGLVVRESRMERHIEKALFRNQVKLLSDLIQARKTQSAPLPEMTPRLFSSRLSHHSITIEEKFKYVNNAHHARYFNPVSQTVLNAADRRLENYPLRTVPSSCHRHAEVSNRMKSAHCDVFGPKFCSDCSRIKKRVKSAQDQKLFFPNISIQSKALVAPEKTERILLQHEGNYFSSPSGDSTVYDLSSICKGPDGGGPHVFPENEILDRVRSAKRLQVQQEIERADKEVAPVAPPSSRRNSISQLSQFPQNSDMRITVSFVV